The Virgibacillus sp. MSP4-1 genome has a segment encoding these proteins:
- the ectB gene encoding diaminobutyrate--2-oxoglutarate transaminase → MSHTDMEVFEKYESVVRSYCRSFPTVFTKAKGHKIWDEQGREYIDFFSGAGALNYGHNDDKMKKKLIEYIEQDGITHSLDKATNTKAEFIQKFNDVILKPRNLEYKMMFPGPTGTNSVESALKLARKVTGRTDIISFTNGFHGMTIGSLSVTGNAAKRKGAGVPLQNAVTMPYDNYVLDNYDTLDYLERFLEDGGSGVDIPAAMIVETVQGEGGINAARLEWLKRIEAICKRWDILLIVDDIQAGVGRTGTFFSFEPAGIKPDIVCLSKSLSGYGVPFAITLFRPELDVWNPGEHNGTFRGNNHAFVTAAAALDYWKDDNFEKEIQRKGKMVEEFLTQLNDKFPELKGEVRGRGLMAGIACGVDGIASKVAEEAFKHGLIMETSGPEDEVFKLFPAMNIDDDALKKGFDIIEQSVKTLVKEPIMN, encoded by the coding sequence TTGAGTCATACTGATATGGAAGTTTTTGAAAAATACGAGTCCGTGGTACGCAGTTACTGCCGCAGCTTTCCTACTGTGTTCACAAAAGCCAAAGGACATAAAATCTGGGACGAACAGGGTCGTGAATACATCGACTTCTTCTCAGGTGCTGGTGCTCTGAACTATGGCCATAATGACGACAAAATGAAGAAAAAGCTTATTGAGTATATCGAACAGGACGGCATCACTCACTCTTTGGATAAGGCTACGAACACTAAAGCAGAATTTATCCAAAAGTTTAATGACGTAATTTTAAAGCCAAGAAACTTGGAGTATAAGATGATGTTTCCGGGCCCTACAGGAACAAACAGCGTGGAGAGTGCACTTAAGCTCGCTCGTAAAGTAACGGGCCGAACCGATATCATAAGCTTTACCAACGGGTTTCACGGAATGACCATTGGCTCGCTTTCCGTAACAGGGAATGCTGCCAAACGAAAAGGGGCAGGAGTTCCGTTACAGAATGCAGTAACGATGCCATACGATAATTATGTTTTAGATAATTATGATACATTAGATTACCTTGAGCGTTTCCTTGAAGATGGCGGAAGTGGTGTGGATATTCCTGCCGCTATGATCGTGGAAACCGTACAAGGTGAGGGTGGAATTAACGCAGCCCGTTTAGAATGGCTAAAGCGGATTGAAGCCATCTGTAAGCGCTGGGATATTCTGCTGATTGTGGATGATATTCAGGCAGGAGTCGGAAGAACCGGTACATTCTTCAGCTTTGAGCCTGCGGGTATTAAACCGGACATTGTCTGCCTGTCCAAATCTCTCAGCGGCTACGGGGTCCCATTTGCCATTACCTTGTTCCGCCCTGAGCTGGATGTGTGGAATCCAGGTGAACATAACGGAACCTTCAGAGGGAATAATCATGCGTTTGTGACCGCAGCCGCTGCCCTCGACTACTGGAAAGATGACAATTTTGAAAAAGAAATCCAGCGCAAAGGAAAAATGGTTGAGGAATTCCTTACTCAACTGAATGATAAGTTTCCTGAGCTAAAAGGAGAAGTACGCGGACGCGGACTGATGGCTGGTATTGCCTGTGGCGTCGACGGCATTGCTTCCAAAGTGGCTGAAGAGGCATTCAAGCACGGTTTGATTATGGAAACGTCCGGTCCCGAGGATGAAGTCTTTAAACTATTCCCGGCTATGAATATTGATGATGATGCCCTCAAAAAAGGGTTTGACATCATAGAACAAAGTGTTAAAACACTCGTTAAAGAACCAATTATGAATTAA
- a CDS encoding ectoine synthase, with the protein MKVVKLEDVLGTENDVDGGTWVSRRLINKKDNMGYSVNDTIIKAGTETHIWYQNHLEAVYCIEGEGEVVTLKDNKVWPIKAGTLYALDEHDEHLLRAYEGGDMRMVCVFNPPLTGKEVHDENGVYPVME; encoded by the coding sequence ATGAAAGTCGTAAAATTAGAAGATGTTCTAGGTACAGAAAATGATGTGGATGGAGGCACTTGGGTAAGTCGCCGCTTAATTAACAAAAAGGATAACATGGGGTATTCCGTTAATGATACGATTATCAAAGCGGGAACAGAAACCCATATCTGGTATCAAAATCACCTGGAAGCCGTTTATTGCATTGAAGGTGAAGGGGAAGTTGTAACTTTGAAGGATAATAAAGTATGGCCCATTAAAGCCGGTACGCTTTATGCCCTTGATGAGCATGATGAGCATTTGCTTCGTGCTTATGAAGGCGGCGATATGCGTATGGTTTGTGTGTTCAACCCACCATTAACCGGTAAAGAAGTCCATGATGAAAATGGCGTTTATCCGGTCATGGAGTAA
- a CDS encoding sigma-54 dependent transcriptional regulator gives MSKPKTILFVEDNEKFRRLSTMTLEKAGYQVVEAASGEEAAHKINEREIDLILLDILLPDTTGLKLLESWKPQYEDIPIIVCTAYGDIGDAVKAMKMGAFDYLTKPMKADELKVVIERAIEWQDLHYENRELKAAVENKYQLQGMVTRSKSMIDVFGLIERVAPQDVTVLMEGESGTGKSRCARAIHQESRRKDGPFVKVNCAAIPSNLLESELFGYEKGAFTGADTSKKGLCLTADKGTLFLDEIGEISIDLQAKLLQFTQDKTFTPLGSAKEVSSDVRLIAATNRNLWDMVQAGEFREDLYYRLNIIGLKLPPLKKRTEDIPGLIQQFLSEYEKDYQRSYSISDSLVQKLCKYPWPGNIRELQNAIARAVVLTTDGELKLDDFPNEVIEDFEGDAHGEEESINLSIDEDFSLPDHIEQVEIHAIEEALRAEHGNQARAAERLDISRQSLLYKIRKYNIELERD, from the coding sequence TTGAGTAAGCCAAAAACCATTTTATTTGTAGAAGATAATGAGAAATTCCGTCGGCTTTCCACCATGACATTAGAAAAAGCAGGATATCAGGTAGTGGAGGCTGCCAGTGGTGAAGAGGCTGCTCACAAAATCAATGAAAGAGAAATTGATCTTATTCTGTTAGATATATTATTGCCTGATACAACAGGCTTAAAATTGCTGGAAAGCTGGAAACCGCAGTATGAGGATATCCCTATTATAGTCTGTACGGCCTATGGGGATATAGGCGATGCGGTCAAAGCGATGAAAATGGGGGCTTTTGATTACTTAACCAAGCCCATGAAGGCGGATGAATTAAAGGTAGTCATTGAACGGGCGATTGAATGGCAGGATCTTCACTATGAAAACAGGGAGCTCAAGGCCGCTGTTGAAAATAAATATCAGCTTCAGGGGATGGTTACCCGAAGTAAAAGTATGATTGACGTGTTTGGCTTAATTGAACGGGTAGCTCCCCAGGATGTGACCGTGCTTATGGAAGGGGAGAGTGGAACCGGCAAGTCCCGGTGTGCAAGAGCCATTCATCAGGAAAGTCGCAGAAAGGATGGGCCCTTTGTCAAAGTAAACTGCGCCGCCATTCCATCCAATCTGCTGGAGAGTGAATTATTTGGCTATGAAAAAGGAGCGTTTACCGGAGCTGATACATCGAAAAAGGGACTATGTCTAACAGCGGATAAAGGGACATTGTTTCTGGATGAAATCGGGGAAATATCGATTGATCTGCAGGCCAAACTCTTGCAGTTCACTCAGGATAAAACCTTTACTCCATTAGGAAGCGCAAAAGAAGTTTCATCAGATGTACGTTTAATTGCCGCAACCAATCGCAATTTATGGGACATGGTTCAGGCAGGAGAATTTCGGGAGGATCTGTATTATCGACTAAACATCATAGGGCTGAAACTTCCGCCGCTAAAAAAACGTACAGAGGACATTCCCGGACTGATCCAGCAATTCCTGTCAGAATATGAGAAGGATTATCAGCGTTCTTACTCCATTTCTGATTCCCTGGTTCAGAAGCTGTGCAAATATCCATGGCCGGGAAATATCCGTGAACTGCAAAACGCAATAGCCAGAGCTGTCGTTTTAACAACAGATGGCGAATTAAAACTGGACGATTTTCCTAATGAAGTGATTGAGGATTTTGAAGGCGATGCTCATGGGGAAGAAGAGAGTATCAACCTTTCCATTGATGAGGACTTCTCGTTGCCTGACCATATTGAACAAGTGGAGATTCATGCTATTGAAGAAGCACTAAGGGCCGAGCATGGCAACCAGGCACGGGCAGCAGAACGATTGGATATTTCCAGACAGAGTCTTTTGTATAAGATCAGGAAGTATAATATTGAATTGGAGAGGGATTAA
- a CDS encoding glycine betaine ABC transporter substrate-binding protein — protein sequence MKKVLSFLLVLSLVFVTACGGSEESSGSDGSGDGEKKLVIGAKNFTEQFVLSKILSIYLKENGYEVEEKNNMASQVVRTALENQQVDLYWEYTGTSLVTYNNQDPIANADEAYEAVKEIDKKNGIVWLNPADVNNTYTLMMRKDDSEELGIKTISDLAEYMNENPDELLIGTNAEFATRPDGIKGVQKTYGFEVPSSNLKKMDSGLFYQALRDGQVDVATGFMTDSRIKAFDLVTLEDDKNFFPAYHAAITIHEDSLAKYPELEELLKPLAENLDSETMMDLNYRVDIDEESETDVARSWLVENGLIEE from the coding sequence ATGAAAAAGGTTTTATCGTTTTTATTAGTGCTTTCTTTAGTATTTGTTACCGCATGTGGCGGTTCTGAGGAATCATCCGGTAGTGATGGTTCAGGAGATGGAGAGAAAAAGCTTGTCATTGGAGCGAAAAACTTTACGGAGCAATTTGTTCTATCTAAAATCCTTTCTATTTACCTAAAAGAAAACGGCTATGAAGTTGAAGAGAAAAATAATATGGCCAGTCAGGTTGTTCGTACGGCTCTGGAAAATCAACAGGTTGATCTTTATTGGGAGTACACAGGTACAAGTCTGGTCACTTATAATAATCAGGATCCTATTGCAAACGCTGATGAGGCCTATGAAGCGGTAAAAGAAATTGACAAGAAAAATGGGATTGTCTGGTTAAATCCGGCCGATGTCAACAATACGTATACATTAATGATGAGAAAAGATGACTCAGAGGAATTAGGCATTAAGACCATCAGTGATTTGGCTGAATATATGAATGAAAATCCAGATGAATTACTTATCGGAACAAACGCTGAATTCGCGACACGCCCTGATGGTATTAAAGGGGTTCAGAAAACTTATGGGTTTGAGGTTCCATCCAGTAATTTGAAGAAAATGGATTCCGGTTTGTTCTATCAGGCACTAAGAGATGGCCAGGTTGATGTTGCTACCGGATTTATGACCGATAGCCGCATTAAGGCATTTGATCTGGTAACGCTTGAAGACGACAAAAACTTCTTCCCGGCTTACCATGCAGCTATTACGATTCATGAGGACTCATTAGCCAAGTACCCTGAATTGGAAGAGCTTCTAAAACCGCTTGCTGAAAATCTTGACTCTGAAACGATGATGGATTTAAATTATCGTGTGGATATTGATGAAGAAAGCGAGACAGATGTAGCAAGAAGTTGGTTAGTTGAAAATGGATTAATAGAAGAATAA
- a CDS encoding ABC transporter permease: MNRKKLLATLLKTLLSILTVLFFVWSYRSGYYQLIFDDPEGFWYLFQQHLKMVLLSSSLAIALSVPLGILVTRPKFKKIQWLIMNTANLGQTIPSLAILALAMTWMGIGFKPAVFALFLYSLLPILRNTVAGIDSIKPELLDAARGMGYKPYQILFKIELPNAAFSILAGIRTAVVLNIGTAALAYLVGGGGLGDWIFTGIMMRDNIYLLSGAVPVTLLALFADLILRIIESFVISKGVRQSVEADG, encoded by the coding sequence ATGAATAGAAAAAAACTCCTCGCAACCCTGCTCAAGACTTTGCTTTCCATACTAACAGTACTGTTTTTTGTTTGGAGTTATCGATCAGGATATTACCAATTGATCTTTGATGATCCAGAAGGTTTCTGGTATTTATTCCAACAGCATTTAAAGATGGTGCTGCTGTCGTCATCACTGGCGATCGCATTATCTGTTCCATTGGGAATTCTGGTCACCAGGCCTAAGTTTAAAAAAATACAATGGCTGATTATGAATACGGCGAACCTGGGTCAGACGATTCCGAGTTTGGCAATATTAGCTTTGGCCATGACGTGGATGGGTATTGGCTTTAAGCCGGCTGTATTTGCCTTATTTCTTTATTCATTACTGCCCATTCTTCGTAATACCGTAGCGGGAATCGATTCGATTAAACCTGAACTGTTGGACGCTGCACGCGGGATGGGGTACAAACCCTATCAGATTCTATTTAAAATTGAGTTGCCGAATGCAGCCTTTTCCATTCTTGCCGGTATCCGTACAGCTGTCGTTTTAAATATTGGTACAGCTGCACTTGCTTATTTAGTCGGCGGAGGTGGATTAGGTGACTGGATCTTTACAGGGATCATGATGAGGGACAATATTTACTTGCTTTCAGGTGCTGTTCCTGTCACCTTACTGGCACTATTTGCAGATCTGATTCTGCGTATTATTGAAAGCTTTGTTATATCAAAAGGTGTGCGCCAATCTGTTGAAGCAGATGGATGA
- the ectA gene encoding diaminobutyrate acetyltransferase — MWELVNDSSLDQNSPYKYIMMCEYFADTCVVAKENDELAGFVTAFIPPEKPDVVFVWQIGVDSSQQGKGIASRLLNELIQREACEDVRYVEATVTPSNRASQSLFRGLARKHNTDCKVSECFTEDLFPTDDHEEELAFKIGPLK; from the coding sequence ATGTGGGAATTAGTAAACGATTCCAGCCTCGATCAGAACTCACCTTATAAGTACATTATGATGTGTGAGTATTTTGCCGACACGTGTGTAGTCGCAAAAGAAAATGATGAGTTAGCAGGGTTTGTTACTGCATTTATCCCTCCAGAGAAGCCAGATGTTGTGTTTGTTTGGCAAATTGGGGTTGATTCTTCCCAGCAAGGAAAGGGAATTGCATCCAGATTGTTAAATGAATTAATTCAGCGTGAGGCGTGCGAGGATGTCCGCTACGTTGAAGCAACCGTAACGCCTTCAAACAGAGCATCACAATCTCTATTCCGAGGTTTGGCTCGCAAGCATAATACTGATTGCAAAGTCTCGGAATGCTTCACAGAAGATTTATTCCCAACGGATGATCACGAGGAAGAGCTGGCCTTCAAAATTGGCCCACTTAAGTAA
- a CDS encoding PAS domain-containing sensor histidine kinase — MKKILPARLTKRFIVLGLFLIMIPLFVILYLGVMSSKDIVDNQTENQAIQVTKSLSNQTTNLFEYKMKLLENISVTDRLTNHASEWPRSAITDLAVNDAFFQQIYLVSQDGQILHQAPTGQEGMDNLPPKLQPILNELKWRRSSFSSTVVTKNNRPPGIFIAVPLQAEEHGEVHSGFIAQVSVDFLQKNSKQNIVGQEGRSFLLDQDGTVLIDTNDNKSMGLRLTSPVVEEGYSGRTGIRYGSVLQEKVLIAYSPVDHLPFLSVTTIPVDHVNAATKNLTFSLIMGLVVLTIAVTILLYFSVKWVIKPINALTEEANQYVQGGKWKFNLLQEKDEVKTLSKALNYMATSLKEKERYLQLILGSFPFGVITMDPLGNVTSVNDKAKELLNRKHKRLKGKSISALPVPLKEHFETCKNASSDFEGIKDEYIYRNLYGRKLVLRRFSSPLLDETGQVIGVVTTFWDITKVRQLEQHIQRSEQLAAIGQMTAGLAHEVKNPLGTIQMASDLIESEFKELENRYSFKGKDPETIKEALNDIQDETDRMNELVKSFLQFSRETKKEESIIDLTELVNEILHLLSHQMKQKKIEINTIYPEEQAFVKGDRNQITQALLNVFLNSMDAVEQQGKIEVTIEKVDQQYVLEVMDDGVGISQSKMKRIFNPFYSTKQEGTGLGLSITHDIINNHGGYMEVESETGVGTTMLIYLKAFK, encoded by the coding sequence ATGAAAAAGATCCTCCCAGCAAGATTGACGAAAAGATTTATTGTATTAGGCCTGTTTCTGATTATGATTCCATTATTTGTAATTCTGTATTTAGGTGTGATGTCTTCAAAGGATATCGTGGATAATCAGACAGAAAATCAGGCAATACAAGTGACGAAAAGTCTTTCCAATCAGACTACGAATTTATTTGAATATAAAATGAAGCTGCTTGAAAATATATCAGTAACCGATCGATTGACGAATCATGCATCGGAATGGCCCCGTTCAGCTATCACAGATTTAGCTGTTAATGATGCTTTCTTTCAGCAGATTTATTTAGTCAGCCAGGACGGACAAATCCTCCATCAAGCCCCCACTGGTCAAGAGGGAATGGATAACCTTCCTCCAAAACTTCAGCCCATATTGAATGAACTGAAATGGAGACGGTCCTCCTTTTCGTCAACGGTTGTAACGAAAAATAATAGACCACCTGGTATTTTCATAGCCGTTCCGCTACAGGCAGAGGAGCATGGAGAGGTTCACAGTGGATTCATTGCACAGGTGAGTGTGGATTTTCTGCAAAAAAACAGCAAACAGAATATTGTGGGACAGGAAGGAAGAAGCTTTCTCCTTGATCAGGATGGAACGGTGCTCATCGATACAAACGATAATAAAAGTATGGGATTACGTCTGACGTCTCCCGTCGTGGAAGAGGGATATTCCGGGAGGACAGGCATTCGTTATGGATCTGTACTGCAGGAGAAAGTGCTGATAGCCTACAGTCCCGTCGATCATCTTCCTTTTTTATCGGTTACGACTATCCCTGTTGATCATGTAAATGCCGCAACAAAAAATTTAACCTTTTCATTAATTATGGGACTTGTTGTATTAACGATAGCTGTGACCATCCTTCTGTATTTTAGTGTGAAATGGGTAATTAAACCAATTAACGCATTAACCGAAGAAGCCAATCAATATGTTCAGGGTGGAAAATGGAAATTTAATCTGCTGCAGGAAAAAGACGAGGTAAAAACCTTATCGAAAGCCTTAAATTACATGGCCACCAGCCTGAAGGAAAAGGAACGCTATCTTCAGCTCATTCTGGGGTCCTTTCCTTTTGGTGTCATTACCATGGATCCTTTGGGTAACGTGACATCTGTAAATGACAAGGCGAAAGAACTATTAAATCGTAAACATAAAAGGTTAAAAGGAAAGTCGATTTCTGCTTTGCCTGTCCCCTTAAAAGAACATTTTGAGACTTGTAAAAATGCCTCATCTGACTTTGAAGGAATAAAAGATGAGTATATATACAGAAATCTATATGGACGCAAGCTTGTTTTAAGACGGTTCAGCTCTCCTCTGTTAGATGAAACGGGACAGGTGATTGGGGTTGTGACGACCTTCTGGGATATTACCAAAGTGAGGCAGCTGGAACAGCATATCCAGAGGTCAGAACAGCTGGCAGCCATAGGTCAGATGACAGCAGGCCTCGCCCATGAAGTGAAAAATCCTCTGGGTACGATACAAATGGCCAGTGATTTAATAGAGTCGGAATTTAAGGAACTGGAAAATCGCTATTCCTTTAAAGGAAAGGATCCCGAAACGATTAAGGAGGCGCTGAACGATATTCAGGACGAAACGGACCGTATGAACGAACTGGTGAAAAGCTTTCTGCAATTCAGCCGGGAAACGAAGAAAGAAGAAAGCATCATTGATTTGACAGAATTAGTGAATGAAATACTCCATCTACTATCTCACCAGATGAAACAGAAGAAAATTGAAATAAATACCATCTACCCCGAAGAACAGGCATTTGTTAAAGGAGATCGTAACCAGATAACACAGGCCCTTTTAAATGTGTTCTTAAATTCTATGGATGCGGTTGAACAGCAGGGGAAAATTGAAGTAACGATAGAAAAAGTGGACCAGCAATATGTGCTTGAAGTGATGGATGATGGAGTGGGAATATCCCAGTCGAAAATGAAACGTATTTTTAACCCTTTCTATTCAACCAAGCAGGAAGGTACAGGGCTGGGATTATCCATTACGCATGATATTATTAATAACCACGGCGGTTATATGGAAGTAGAGAGTGAAACAGGTGTCGGAACAACGATGCTCATTTATTTAAAAGCCTTTAAATAA
- a CDS encoding ABC transporter permease, which produces MQELWDYMMNNQTLIWTYTLEHMQLVGLSVVIAIAIGVPLGIYLTTNDYLAETVLQMANVMMTIPSIALFGIMIPILSLIDQGIGFVPAVIALILYSQLPIIRNTYVAIKNVDPHIKDAAKGMGMNTIQKLRKVEIPNALPVIMAGVRQAVIMNIGIGAIAAFIGAGGLGVLINQGIARTNSTIVMAGAIAISIMAIVVDMLLGLFQKKMTPKGLEEDL; this is translated from the coding sequence ATGCAGGAATTATGGGATTACATGATGAACAATCAGACTCTTATTTGGACGTATACACTGGAGCATATGCAATTAGTGGGGCTTTCGGTTGTGATTGCCATTGCTATTGGTGTGCCGTTGGGTATCTATTTAACTACCAACGATTATTTAGCAGAAACGGTTTTGCAGATGGCGAATGTCATGATGACCATACCTAGTATTGCTTTATTTGGCATTATGATTCCGATCCTTTCATTGATTGATCAGGGGATTGGCTTTGTTCCAGCGGTTATTGCGCTTATTTTATATTCCCAATTACCGATTATCCGAAACACCTATGTGGCCATTAAAAACGTAGATCCACATATTAAAGATGCTGCGAAGGGAATGGGAATGAACACCATACAAAAATTACGCAAAGTGGAAATCCCCAATGCACTTCCCGTTATTATGGCAGGGGTAAGACAGGCCGTCATTATGAATATAGGGATTGGAGCCATCGCAGCATTTATTGGGGCTGGTGGCCTTGGTGTATTAATCAATCAGGGAATAGCGAGAACAAATTCTACCATCGTAATGGCTGGAGCGATTGCGATTTCGATTATGGCGATTGTCGTTGATATGCTGCTCGGATTGTTCCAGAAGAAAATGACACCTAAAGGTCTTGAAGAAGATCTGTAA
- a CDS encoding ABC transporter ATP-binding protein, producing MIDFNHVTKVFNDDIKAVDDISFHVPEGNIVVFLGPSGCGKTTTLRMVNRLESISEGTISVNGNSVNDLNPIELRRNIGYVIQHNGLFPNMTIEQNVMAVPDLLGWDRKKKKDRFNYLMDLVGLNPDQFRKRYPHELSGGQQQRIGIIRAMAADPPVMLMDEPFGALDPIIRSHIQNEFLQIQEEVQKTILFVSHDIDEAIKMGDKVAIFREGKLMQYDAPDEILAHPTNDFVRKFVGKDRALKSLSLHHIQDLVNEQNLKSANETNKQQKTVPIHTNLKDALSILLNQEAEQLVVQSGDDKIGALTIQDIENYLHEKIM from the coding sequence TTGATTGACTTTAATCACGTAACAAAAGTATTTAATGACGACATTAAAGCGGTTGATGATATTAGTTTTCATGTACCGGAAGGAAATATTGTGGTCTTTCTGGGACCTTCAGGCTGCGGAAAGACCACAACTCTTCGTATGGTCAATCGCCTGGAATCCATTTCGGAAGGTACCATTTCCGTAAATGGCAACAGTGTGAATGACTTAAATCCGATTGAACTGAGAAGAAACATTGGTTACGTCATTCAGCACAATGGTCTTTTTCCAAATATGACGATTGAGCAGAATGTCATGGCTGTACCTGATCTGCTCGGCTGGGACCGTAAGAAGAAAAAGGATCGGTTTAACTATTTAATGGATTTAGTCGGATTGAATCCTGATCAGTTCCGAAAGAGGTATCCTCATGAACTGTCAGGTGGTCAGCAGCAGAGAATCGGAATTATTCGTGCGATGGCCGCTGATCCGCCGGTCATGTTAATGGATGAACCATTTGGGGCCTTAGATCCGATTATCCGGTCTCATATTCAAAATGAGTTTTTACAAATTCAGGAGGAGGTCCAGAAAACCATCCTGTTTGTCAGTCACGATATAGATGAGGCCATTAAGATGGGAGACAAGGTTGCCATATTCCGGGAAGGGAAATTGATGCAGTACGATGCACCTGATGAGATCCTCGCCCATCCGACCAATGATTTTGTAAGAAAGTTTGTCGGGAAGGATCGTGCTCTGAAAAGTTTAAGCCTGCATCATATTCAGGACCTTGTGAATGAACAGAATTTGAAATCAGCAAATGAAACGAACAAGCAACAGAAAACAGTGCCTATTCATACAAACCTGAAGGATGCCCTTTCTATCCTGTTAAACCAGGAAGCGGAACAATTAGTCGTACAATCCGGAGACGATAAAATCGGAGCTTTAACCATCCAGGATATCGAAAACTATTTACATGAAAAAATAATGTAA
- a CDS encoding MFS transporter, with protein sequence MPKHIWILIIGMAINVTGASFIWPLNTIYMHNELGKSLAFAGIILMLNQGFAILGNLIGGTLFDKIGGYKTIMLGISISMLSATVLAFYNSIVPYMILLMTIGLGSGMVKPSMFAFASSAWPEGGRRAFNAIYVAQNLGVALGASLGGFFASISFSLIFVANAVTFLLFFIIVLFKFKPIEQRMDHVAYTGGMDYQADKGKDKASFRALMILGIGFFISWIAYVQWQSTISSYTQELGISVSNYSTLWTINGVLIIAAQPLVKLIGKWIPSPRVHIYIGNTIFLFSFIYILFAESFASFVTGMIILTLGEVLVWPAVPTLADQLAPKGKSGYYQGLINSIATGGRMVGPVLGGLVVDHSNIHYLFYGLIFLLMVPYLTTYLYDRGLLKQKTVSSQAEQHLS encoded by the coding sequence ATGCCTAAGCACATCTGGATTCTCATTATCGGGATGGCCATTAATGTCACTGGGGCTTCATTTATATGGCCCTTAAACACAATTTATATGCACAATGAATTAGGGAAATCTCTGGCCTTTGCAGGGATTATTTTAATGCTTAATCAGGGGTTTGCCATTTTGGGGAATCTGATTGGCGGTACCCTTTTTGATAAAATCGGCGGTTATAAAACTATCATGTTAGGAATCTCCATTTCCATGCTTTCTGCAACTGTTCTGGCTTTCTACAACAGCATCGTTCCGTATATGATTCTATTAATGACGATTGGATTAGGCTCCGGAATGGTAAAGCCCTCCATGTTTGCCTTTGCAAGCTCTGCATGGCCAGAAGGAGGCAGGCGTGCGTTTAATGCTATATATGTGGCACAAAACCTCGGGGTAGCACTCGGCGCATCCCTTGGTGGTTTTTTTGCCAGCATCTCCTTTTCGCTTATATTCGTCGCAAATGCGGTGACGTTTCTCCTTTTCTTTATCATCGTTTTATTTAAATTTAAGCCGATTGAACAAAGAATGGACCATGTCGCCTACACAGGCGGGATGGATTATCAGGCGGATAAGGGAAAAGACAAAGCGTCCTTCCGTGCGTTAATGATTTTGGGGATCGGTTTTTTTATCAGCTGGATTGCCTACGTCCAGTGGCAGTCCACCATTTCTTCCTATACTCAGGAGCTGGGCATATCCGTAAGCAACTACAGTACACTGTGGACGATAAATGGTGTATTAATTATTGCTGCCCAGCCCCTCGTAAAATTGATTGGTAAATGGATTCCCTCTCCAAGAGTTCATATTTATATTGGGAATACAATCTTTCTGTTTTCCTTTATCTATATTCTATTTGCCGAATCCTTTGCCTCGTTCGTAACTGGTATGATTATTTTGACATTAGGTGAAGTTTTAGTCTGGCCAGCCGTTCCCACTTTAGCAGATCAACTGGCTCCTAAAGGAAAATCCGGTTATTACCAGGGACTGATTAATAGTATTGCTACAGGCGGTCGTATGGTAGGGCCTGTACTTGGTGGGTTAGTCGTGGATCATTCAAATATTCATTATTTATTCTACGGATTGATCTTCCTGCTCATGGTTCCGTATCTAACTACTTATTTATACGACCGGGGTCTGTTGAAGCAAAAAACGGTGTCATCACAAGCCGAGCAGCACTTATCTTAA